A window from Herbaspirillum sp. meg3 encodes these proteins:
- a CDS encoding LysR family transcriptional regulator, translated as MRLFLSAASAGSFSAAGRKVGLSPAASSAAMQRLEQSLGVKLFERTTRQLRLTEEGRLYQYYCQQAIDAITEAEHQLQAGKQLVQGTVRISAPSDLGRNLLQDYLLEFSQRYPDVRFVLALTDSHANLVLDDVDVAIRYGKLADSSMVARTLVPNRRVICVAPACDDHFGPLKELSQLAQRPALVLTTSAGPMNVWQFQSGKRVESIQLEHYHETNDGEILRKWAVQGRGYAYKSALDIVDDVRAARLRIVLPDKLSAPVPLHALYHRNKHQPPRVKLLLDFLQERFAAQSAALEELGIAF; from the coding sequence ATGCGTCTGTTTCTGAGCGCGGCTTCCGCCGGCAGCTTTTCCGCCGCCGGGCGCAAGGTCGGCTTGTCGCCGGCGGCTTCAAGCGCGGCCATGCAAAGGCTGGAGCAGTCGCTCGGCGTCAAGCTGTTCGAGCGCACCACGCGCCAGTTGCGGCTGACGGAAGAAGGGCGGCTCTATCAGTACTACTGCCAGCAAGCCATCGACGCCATCACCGAAGCCGAACATCAACTGCAAGCCGGCAAGCAACTTGTGCAAGGCACGGTGCGCATCTCGGCGCCGTCGGATCTGGGGCGCAATCTGCTGCAGGACTATCTGCTGGAATTCTCACAGCGCTATCCGGACGTGCGTTTCGTCCTGGCGCTGACCGACTCGCACGCCAATCTGGTGCTTGACGATGTCGACGTCGCCATTCGTTACGGCAAGCTCGCCGACAGCAGCATGGTGGCGCGCACATTGGTGCCCAATCGCCGCGTGATTTGCGTGGCGCCGGCTTGTGACGATCATTTCGGTCCACTGAAGGAATTGTCGCAACTTGCGCAGCGGCCCGCACTGGTGCTGACGACCTCGGCCGGTCCGATGAACGTGTGGCAGTTCCAGAGCGGCAAGCGCGTCGAATCCATCCAGCTTGAACACTATCACGAAACCAACGACGGCGAGATCCTGCGCAAGTGGGCCGTGCAGGGACGTGGTTATGCGTATAAGTCCGCGCTTGATATCGTCGATGACGTTCGTGCGGCACGCCTGCGCATCGTGCTGCCCGACAAGCTGTCGGCGCCGGTGCCGCTGCATGCGCTGTATCACCGCAACAAGCACCAGCCACCGCGCGTCAAGCTGCTGCTGGACTTCCTGCAAGAGCGTTTCGCTGCCCAGTCCGCCGCACTGGAGGAGCTGGGCATCGCTTTTTAG
- a CDS encoding alkene reductase, whose amino-acid sequence MTNTTPLKDSTLFSTLQLGESQLPNRIVMAPMTRARTTQPGNIPNQMMAEYYAQRATAGLIVSEATQISPQGQGYSFTPGIHTQEQIAGWKLVTDAVHAKGGRIFVQLWHVGRVSHTVFHDGAAPVAPSAIQPRGTQVWIVGDDGVGRMIDTSMPRELTVAEIANIVEDFRQAAANAMKAGFDGIEFHGGNGYLIDQFLRTVSNHRTDQYGGSVDNRVRFLREVVTAVVKEIGAEHVGVRLAPYITIKDMADPEIVDTILYAAGELEKLKVAYIHLSEADWDDAPTIPEDFRHKLRAAYSGRIVVAGRYDKDRAGKILADGLADLVAFGRPFVANPDLPKRLQENLALADLDGATLFGGDQRGYSDYSPVT is encoded by the coding sequence ATGACTAACACCACACCATTGAAAGACTCAACCCTGTTTTCAACATTGCAACTGGGTGAGTCTCAGTTGCCCAACCGTATCGTGATGGCGCCGATGACACGCGCCCGTACCACGCAGCCAGGCAATATCCCCAACCAGATGATGGCCGAATACTATGCCCAGCGCGCAACGGCCGGTCTGATCGTGAGCGAAGCGACACAGATTTCCCCACAAGGCCAGGGCTATTCGTTCACGCCGGGTATCCACACCCAGGAACAGATCGCCGGCTGGAAGCTGGTCACCGATGCCGTGCATGCCAAGGGCGGACGCATCTTCGTGCAGTTGTGGCACGTCGGCCGTGTGTCGCATACGGTATTCCATGACGGTGCTGCGCCGGTTGCGCCGTCAGCCATCCAGCCGCGCGGTACGCAAGTGTGGATTGTGGGTGACGACGGCGTCGGCCGCATGATCGATACCTCGATGCCACGTGAACTGACGGTGGCAGAAATCGCCAACATCGTCGAAGACTTTCGCCAGGCGGCGGCCAATGCGATGAAAGCCGGCTTTGACGGCATTGAATTCCATGGCGGCAACGGCTACCTGATCGATCAGTTTCTACGCACGGTCTCCAACCATCGCACCGATCAGTACGGCGGCAGCGTCGACAACCGCGTACGCTTTTTGCGCGAAGTGGTGACGGCAGTGGTCAAGGAAATCGGCGCAGAACACGTCGGGGTAAGACTGGCTCCTTACATCACCATCAAGGACATGGCCGATCCGGAAATCGTCGACACCATCCTCTACGCCGCCGGCGAACTGGAAAAACTCAAGGTCGCCTATATCCATTTATCCGAAGCCGACTGGGACGACGCGCCGACGATTCCCGAAGACTTCCGCCACAAGTTGCGCGCCGCTTACTCGGGACGCATCGTGGTGGCCGGACGTTATGACAAGGATCGCGCAGGCAAGATATTGGCTGATGGACTGGCTGACCTGGTGGCCTTCGGCAGGCCTTTCGTCGCCAATCCGGATTTGCCGAAACGCCTGCAGGAAAATCTGGCGCTGGCCGACCTCGACGGTGCGACCTTGTTTGGTGGCGATCAGCGCGGCTATAGTGACTATTCACCGGTCACCTAA
- a CDS encoding SDR family oxidoreductase — MSDTSLKNQQVVVIGGTSGIGREVAKEAAQRGATVTIIGRSAKADDSLRGIVAIAADVTDNAALNQAFAAIGRIDHLVLTAGARVGSPKLTDLKRDELELAFNVKLFGSLFAIQAAQPYLAPKASVTLTSGLLSRKFGPGGLLKSTLNAAVEATAKTLAKELAPRRVNVVSPGVIDTELWGEAGAESRVAAMARIGQSLPVGRVGTPQDVAQAYMLAMENGFVSGAVLDIEGGGLL; from the coding sequence ATGTCCGACACCTCACTGAAAAACCAGCAAGTCGTCGTCATCGGCGGCACTTCCGGCATCGGCCGCGAAGTCGCCAAGGAGGCGGCACAACGCGGCGCCACCGTTACCATTATCGGGCGCTCGGCGAAAGCCGACGATAGTCTGCGCGGTATTGTAGCCATCGCTGCCGACGTCACCGACAACGCCGCCCTCAACCAAGCCTTTGCCGCCATCGGCAGGATCGATCATCTGGTGCTGACTGCCGGCGCTCGCGTCGGGTCGCCCAAGCTGACCGATCTCAAGCGCGACGAACTGGAACTGGCCTTCAACGTCAAGCTGTTCGGTTCGCTGTTTGCGATCCAGGCGGCACAGCCTTACCTGGCGCCCAAGGCGTCCGTGACGCTGACTTCCGGCCTGCTGTCTCGCAAGTTCGGCCCCGGTGGTTTGCTCAAGAGCACGCTGAACGCTGCGGTGGAAGCGACCGCAAAAACCCTCGCGAAGGAACTGGCGCCGCGCCGCGTGAACGTCGTCAGCCCCGGCGTCATTGACACAGAGTTGTGGGGCGAAGCCGGCGCAGAATCGCGCGTAGCGGCAATGGCCCGTATCGGCCAGAGTTTACCGGTGGGCCGTGTCGGCACACCGCAGGATGTCGCGCAGGCATACATGCTTGCCATGGAAAACGGCTTCGTCAGCGGCGCCGTACTGGATATCGAAGGCGGAGGATTACTGTAA
- a CDS encoding ester cyclase codes for MKNKKWTYALALTGLAVTLMNAPLAQAAENKLPMPQHLAIDLPAAEIATDARVLAARRYAAFWNTGDAQLAQQALSPSFIDRTLPVGRPQGVDGPLQASAGFRKAVPDLSAEVQDMTVAGDRVAVHLRFRGHFTGVFGALQGKGQAIDFQAHDLYRIQDGKIAENWHLEDNLTLMQQLGVIQQ; via the coding sequence ATGAAGAACAAGAAATGGACATACGCCCTGGCGCTGACCGGCCTGGCTGTAACGCTGATGAATGCCCCTCTTGCCCAGGCTGCCGAGAACAAGCTGCCGATGCCGCAGCATCTCGCCATCGATCTGCCGGCAGCGGAGATCGCTACCGATGCACGCGTACTGGCAGCACGCCGTTACGCAGCATTCTGGAACACCGGCGATGCACAGCTGGCGCAGCAGGCGCTGAGCCCGTCGTTCATCGATCGCACGCTGCCTGTAGGGCGTCCGCAAGGCGTCGATGGTCCCTTGCAGGCGTCAGCCGGTTTCCGCAAGGCTGTGCCTGATCTGAGTGCAGAAGTGCAGGACATGACGGTAGCCGGTGATCGCGTCGCAGTGCATCTGCGCTTTCGAGGCCACTTCACCGGGGTGTTCGGCGCGCTGCAGGGTAAAGGGCAAGCCATCGATTTTCAAGCCCACGATCTGTATCGCATCCAGGATGGCAAGATCGCCGAGAACTGGCATCTGGAAGACAACCTGACATTGATGCAGCAGCTCGGTGTCATTCAGCAATAA
- a CDS encoding TetR/AcrR family transcriptional regulator: MRDTYAETKLAILLAGRGLIAKKGFTGVGLSELLAAADIPKGSFYHYFGSKEGYGKELIEQYVNEYLQVLDKIFAPGEMSARDRLLTYWGHWIETQCCEMTEHKCLVVKLSAEVADLSDDMRVALYEGTQAFMVRIAGVIQEGIDEGSLHTALEPAKTAQMLYQLWLGASLISKLSKGRDALEGAMDVTRRVLVAP; encoded by the coding sequence ATGAGAGATACCTACGCCGAAACCAAACTCGCCATCCTGCTCGCAGGACGGGGCCTTATCGCCAAGAAAGGCTTTACCGGCGTGGGTTTGAGCGAGCTGCTGGCGGCAGCCGACATTCCGAAAGGCTCCTTCTACCATTACTTCGGTTCCAAGGAAGGCTATGGCAAGGAGCTGATCGAGCAATACGTCAACGAATACCTGCAAGTGCTCGACAAGATTTTTGCTCCCGGCGAAATGAGCGCCCGTGACCGGCTGCTGACCTACTGGGGGCACTGGATCGAGACGCAATGCTGCGAGATGACCGAGCATAAATGCCTCGTGGTCAAACTCAGCGCAGAAGTGGCGGATCTTTCTGATGACATGCGCGTCGCCCTGTATGAAGGCACACAAGCTTTCATGGTGCGCATCGCCGGCGTGATTCAGGAGGGCATCGATGAAGGTTCCCTGCATACCGCGCTGGAACCTGCCAAGACGGCGCAGATGCTGTATCAGCTGTGGCTGGGCGCGAGTTTGATCAGCAAGCTGAGCAAAGGTCGCGACGCACTCGAAGGCGCGATGGATGTCACCCGGCGCGTACTGGTTGCACCATAA
- a CDS encoding NADP-dependent oxidoreductase, whose protein sequence is MPQSPSINRRIVLASRPAAAPAPENFRIEEVAVPTPAAGQFLLRADYLSLDPYMRGRMSDAPSYAPCVEIGGVMTGGTVSRVVASQHPDYQEGDLVMAYTGWQDYALSDGTGATKLDKNMPRPSYALGLFGMPGFTAYAGLLDIGQPKEGETVVVAAATGAVGSVVGQIAKLKGCRVIGIAGGAEKCRYAVEELGFDACIDHRSDDMPQQLKDACPQGIDVYFENVGGKVFEAVLPLLNVHARVPLCGLIAQYSGVAPNAALLATLPRNLLTKRIRMQGFIIFDYYQRAGYFAEFFKDMSAWVAAGKIKYREDVVQGLENAPQAFMGMLEGKNFGKLVVQIA, encoded by the coding sequence ATGCCGCAATCCCCAAGCATCAATCGTCGCATCGTCCTGGCGTCGCGTCCTGCCGCCGCCCCGGCACCCGAGAATTTCCGCATCGAAGAAGTCGCCGTGCCGACGCCGGCGGCGGGGCAGTTCCTGTTGCGTGCGGACTATCTCTCGCTTGATCCCTACATGCGCGGCCGCATGAGCGACGCGCCGTCGTATGCACCCTGTGTCGAAATCGGCGGCGTCATGACCGGCGGCACCGTGTCGCGCGTGGTGGCGTCGCAGCATCCGGATTATCAGGAAGGCGATCTGGTGATGGCCTATACCGGCTGGCAAGACTACGCTTTGTCCGACGGCACCGGTGCCACCAAGCTGGACAAGAACATGCCGCGTCCATCGTATGCGCTCGGCCTGTTCGGCATGCCGGGTTTCACCGCTTACGCGGGCTTGCTCGACATCGGTCAGCCTAAAGAAGGTGAGACCGTCGTCGTTGCGGCAGCAACCGGTGCGGTCGGTTCCGTGGTCGGGCAGATCGCCAAGCTCAAGGGTTGCCGCGTGATCGGCATTGCCGGCGGCGCCGAGAAATGCCGCTACGCCGTGGAAGAACTTGGCTTCGACGCCTGCATTGATCACCGCAGCGACGACATGCCGCAACAACTCAAGGACGCCTGCCCGCAAGGCATCGACGTCTATTTCGAAAACGTTGGCGGCAAAGTGTTCGAAGCCGTGCTGCCTTTGCTCAATGTGCATGCACGCGTACCGCTGTGCGGCCTGATCGCGCAATACAGCGGCGTCGCACCGAATGCGGCCTTGCTCGCCACGCTGCCGCGCAATTTGCTGACCAAGCGCATCCGCATGCAGGGCTTCATCATTTTCGATTACTACCAGCGCGCCGGTTATTTCGCCGAGTTCTTCAAGGACATGAGTGCCTGGGTTGCCGCCGGCAAGATCAAGTATCGCGAAGACGTGGTGCAAGGTCTGGAGAATGCACCGCAAGCCTTCATGGGCATGCTGGAAGGCAAGAACTTCGGCAAGCTCGTGGTTCAGATCGCATAA
- a CDS encoding LLM class flavin-dependent oxidoreductase translates to MIPFSVLDLSPINQGSTAAQAFQNSKELAQKAEALGYNRYWLAEHHNMTGIASAATSVVISHIAANTKTIRVGAGGIMLPNHSPLVIAEQFGTLESLYPGRIDLGLGRAPGSDQRTARALRRHLGDSADTFPQDVVELQEYFKESSPYQSVRAVPGYGLNVPLWLLGSSMFSAQLAAELGLPFAFASHFAPGFMKSAIEIYRSRFKPSEALARPHVMLGLNVFAADTDREGERLFTSLQQQFVNLVRGVPGQLNPPRETMEDYWRPEEKSHVERSLSCAIVGSPDTVREGLQNFIDDTGADELMITAQIYDHAARLRSFEIVAEAREALTPKVPTLEF, encoded by the coding sequence ATGATTCCGTTTTCCGTACTCGACCTATCGCCGATTAATCAAGGCAGCACCGCCGCGCAAGCTTTTCAAAACAGCAAGGAGCTGGCGCAGAAGGCGGAAGCCCTCGGCTACAACCGCTACTGGCTGGCAGAGCATCACAACATGACCGGCATCGCCAGCGCGGCGACCTCGGTGGTGATCTCGCATATCGCGGCCAACACCAAGACCATCCGCGTCGGCGCCGGCGGCATCATGCTGCCCAACCATTCGCCGCTGGTGATTGCCGAACAATTCGGCACCCTGGAGTCGCTCTATCCGGGTCGTATCGATCTTGGACTGGGCCGCGCGCCGGGTTCCGATCAACGTACCGCGCGCGCCTTGCGCCGCCATCTTGGCGACAGTGCCGACACCTTCCCGCAAGACGTGGTGGAGTTGCAGGAATATTTCAAGGAATCTTCGCCGTATCAGTCCGTGCGCGCCGTGCCCGGCTATGGCCTGAACGTGCCGCTGTGGCTGCTCGGCTCCAGCATGTTCAGCGCTCAGCTGGCGGCGGAACTGGGTTTGCCGTTTGCGTTCGCTTCGCACTTTGCGCCGGGTTTCATGAAGTCGGCCATCGAGATTTACCGCAGCCGCTTCAAGCCGTCCGAGGCACTGGCGCGTCCGCACGTCATGCTCGGCCTGAACGTTTTCGCCGCCGATACGGATCGCGAAGGCGAGCGCTTGTTCACCTCGCTGCAACAGCAGTTTGTGAATCTCGTGCGCGGTGTGCCGGGCCAGTTGAATCCACCGCGCGAGACCATGGAAGACTACTGGCGTCCGGAAGAAAAATCCCACGTCGAACGTTCGCTGTCCTGCGCCATCGTCGGCTCGCCCGACACCGTACGTGAAGGTTTGCAAAACTTCATCGACGACACCGGCGCCGATGAGCTGATGATCACCGCGCAGATCTACGATCACGCGGCGCGTTTGCGGTCGTTTGAAATTGTAGCGGAAGCGCGCGAGGCCTTGACGCCTAAGGTGCCGACACTGGAGTTTTGA